In the Pseudomonas sp. ADAK2 genome, one interval contains:
- a CDS encoding DUF58 domain-containing protein, which yields MNAILPPEPGIRVSLAELIEMRHRVREVQLFSTPSQRSPLIGLHHSKLRGRGVDFDQVRVYQAGDDVRTIDWRVTARTQEPHTKLFHEERERPIFIMVEQSRRLFFGSGLMFKSVLAAQAASLIGWAALGHNDRVGGLVFGDNEHYEIKPRRSKQSLLQLLNRLVRVNQSLHTESEQNRDSLNLALRRAREVLRPGSLVIVICDERALTEGSEQQLSLLSRHCDLLLLPLSDPLDHALPAAGLLRFAERGAQLELDTLNFDLRQTYRAQAEARIAHWELLAQKLRVLLMPLSTQSEMVEQLREYLNPQKPGKGR from the coding sequence ATGAACGCCATCCTGCCGCCCGAGCCGGGCATCCGTGTCAGCCTCGCCGAGCTGATCGAGATGCGCCATCGGGTGCGCGAAGTGCAGTTGTTCTCGACGCCGAGCCAGCGCAGCCCGCTGATCGGCCTGCACCACTCCAAGCTGCGTGGCCGTGGCGTCGACTTCGATCAGGTGCGGGTCTATCAGGCCGGCGACGACGTGCGCACCATCGATTGGCGCGTCACCGCCCGCACCCAAGAGCCGCACACCAAACTGTTCCACGAAGAACGCGAGCGACCGATTTTCATCATGGTCGAGCAGAGTCGTCGGCTGTTTTTCGGCTCGGGATTGATGTTCAAGTCGGTGCTGGCCGCGCAAGCCGCGAGCCTGATCGGCTGGGCCGCCCTGGGGCATAACGATCGGGTCGGCGGGCTGGTGTTCGGCGACAACGAGCACTACGAAATCAAACCCCGACGCAGCAAGCAAAGCCTGCTGCAATTGCTCAACCGTTTGGTCCGGGTCAACCAGTCGCTGCACACCGAAAGCGAGCAGAACCGCGATTCGCTGAACCTGGCCCTGCGCCGCGCCCGGGAAGTGTTGCGTCCTGGCAGCCTGGTGATTGTGATCTGCGACGAACGTGCGCTGACCGAAGGCTCCGAACAGCAATTGAGCCTGTTGTCGCGTCATTGCGACCTGTTGCTGTTGCCGCTGTCCGATCCGCTGGACCACGCCCTGCCCGCCGCCGGCCTGCTTCGTTTCGCCGAACGTGGTGCGCAACTGGAACTCGACACGCTGAATTTCGACCTGCGCCAGACCTACCGCGCCCAAGCCGAAGCGCGCATCGCCCACTGGGAATTGCTCGCGCAGAAGCTGCGGGTGTTGTTGATGCCGTTGAGCACCCAGAGCGAGATGGTCGAGCAACTGCGCGAATACCTGAACCCACAGAAACCGGGGAAAGGTCGATGA
- a CDS encoding AAA family ATPase, with translation MEHREALLALRTFLSTQILGQEKLIERLLIALLADGHMLVEGAPGLAKTKAIKELAEGIEAQFHRIQFTPDLLPADITGTEIYRPETGSFVFQQGPIFHNLVLADEINRAPAKVQSALLEAMAERQVSVGRSTYELSPLFLVMATQNPIEQEGTYPLPEAQLDRFLMHVKIGFPDAAVERRILQQARGEALNGETKPERRVSQQAIFAARKEILGLYMADAVEEYLVQLVMATRTPAKFDPEMAEWIAYGASPRGSIALDRCARAHAWLAGRDFVSPEDIQAVLFDVLRHRIILSFEAEAAGIDQDRVVQRILDVVAVA, from the coding sequence ATGGAACATCGTGAAGCGCTGCTAGCGCTGCGAACCTTTCTTTCAACGCAGATTCTCGGCCAGGAAAAACTCATCGAGCGCTTGCTCATCGCCTTGCTCGCCGACGGCCACATGCTGGTCGAGGGCGCCCCGGGGCTGGCCAAGACCAAGGCCATCAAAGAGCTCGCCGAAGGCATCGAAGCGCAGTTCCATCGCATCCAGTTCACCCCCGACCTGTTGCCGGCCGACATCACCGGCACCGAGATCTATCGCCCGGAAACCGGCAGTTTCGTGTTCCAGCAAGGCCCGATCTTCCACAATCTGGTGCTGGCGGACGAAATCAACCGCGCCCCGGCCAAGGTGCAATCGGCGCTGCTCGAAGCCATGGCCGAGCGCCAGGTCAGCGTCGGGCGCAGCACCTACGAGCTGTCGCCGCTGTTTCTGGTGATGGCCACGCAAAACCCGATCGAGCAGGAAGGCACCTACCCGCTGCCCGAAGCCCAGCTCGACCGCTTCCTGATGCACGTCAAAATCGGTTTCCCGGACGCCGCCGTCGAACGGCGCATCCTGCAACAGGCCCGCGGCGAAGCTCTTAATGGCGAAACCAAGCCCGAGCGTCGGGTCAGCCAGCAGGCGATTTTCGCCGCGCGCAAGGAAATCCTCGGTTTGTACATGGCCGACGCCGTGGAGGAATACCTGGTGCAACTGGTCATGGCCACCCGCACCCCGGCCAAGTTCGATCCGGAGATGGCCGAGTGGATCGCCTATGGCGCCAGCCCGCGCGGCTCCATCGCCCTCGACCGTTGCGCCCGCGCCCATGCGTGGCTGGCCGGTCGCGATTTCGTCAGCCCGGAAGACATTCAGGCCGTGCTGTTCGACGTGTTGCGTCACCGCATCATCCTGTCCTTTGAAGCCGAGGCGGCTGGCATCGACCAGGACCGGGTGGTCCAGCGGATTCTCGACGTCGTAGCCGTCGCTTGA
- a CDS encoding NAD-glutamate dehydrogenase, which yields MAFFTAASKADFQHQLQAALAQHISEQALPQVALFAEQFFGIISLDELTQRRLSDLAGCTLSAWRLLERFDHAQPQVRVYNPDYERHGWQSTHTAVEVLHHDLPFLVDSVRTELNRRGYSIHTLQTTVLSVRRGSKGELLEILPKGTQGEGILQESLMYLEIDRCANAAELNVLSKELEQVLGEVRVAVADFEPMKAKVQEILTGLDNSQFKVDPEEKAEIKSFLEWLVGNHFTFLGYEEFVVSDQADGGHIEYDEQSFLGLTKLLRTGLTYEDLRIEDYAVNYLREPTLLSFAKAAHPSRVHRPAYPDYVSIREIDADGKVIKECRFMGLYTSSVYGESVRVIPYIRRKVEEIERRSGFQAKAHLGKELAQVVEVLPRDDLFQTPVDELFSTVMSIVQIQERNKIRVFLRKDPYGRFCYCLAYVPRDIYSTEVRQKIQQVLMDRLKASDCEFWTFFSESVLARVQLILRVDPKNRLDIDPVLLEKEVVQACRSWQDDYASLVVESFGEAHGTNVLADFPKGFPAGYRERFAAHSAVVDMQHLLSLTEKNPLVMSFYQPLGQVSGQRELHCKLYHADTPLALSDVLPILENLGLRVLGEFPYRLRHNNGREFWIHDFAFTAAEGLELDIQQLNDTLQDAFVHIVRGDAENDAFNRLVLTAGLPWRDVALLRAYARYMKQIRLGFDLGYIASTLNNHTDIARELTRLFKTRFYLARKLTSDDLEDKQQRLEQAIVTALDDVQVLNEDRILRRYLDLIKATLRTNFYQTDAQGHNKSYFSFKFNPHQIPELPKPVPKFEIFVYSPRVEGVHLRFGNVARGGLRWSDREEDYRTEVLGLVKAQQVKNSVIVPVGAKGGFLPRRLPLGGGRDEIAAEGIACYRIFISGLLDITDNLKDGALVPPANVVRHDDDDPYLVVAADKGTATFSDIANGIAIDYGFWLGDAFASGGSAGYDHKKMGITAKGAWVGVQRHFRERGINVQEDSITVVGVGDMAGDVFGNGLLMSDKLQLVAAFNHLHIFIDPNPQPANSFVERQRLFDLPRSAWTDYDTSIMSEGGGIFSRSAKSIAISPQMKERFDIQADKLTPTELLNALLKAPVDLLWNGGIGTYVKASSESHADVGDKANDALRVNGNELRCKVVGEGGNLGMTQLGRVEFGLNGGGSNTDFIDNAGGVDCSDHEVNIKILLNEVVQAGDMTDKQRNQLLASMTDEVGNLVLGNNYKQTQALSLAARRAYVRIAEYKRLMNDLEGRGKLDRAIEFLPSEEAINERLAEGHGLTRAELSVLISYSKIDLKEALLNSQVPDDDYLTRDMETAFPPSLVSKFSDAMRRHRLKREIVSTQIANDLVNHMGITFVQRLKESTGMSPANVAGAYVIVRDIFHLPHWFRQIEALDYQVSADVQLELMDELMRLGRRATRWFLRARRNEQNAARDVAHFGPHLKELGLKLDELLSGEIHENWQSRYEAYVEAGVPELLARMVAGTSHLYTLLPIIEAADVTGQNAADVAKAYFAVGSALDITWYLQQISALPVENNWQALAREAFRDDVDWQQRAITISVLQQGDGTQDVETRLALWMEEHEGMIGRWRAMLVEIRAASGTDYAMYAVANRELLDLALSGQAVVPVAAAALELEPAA from the coding sequence ATGGCGTTCTTCACCGCAGCCAGCAAAGCCGACTTCCAGCACCAACTGCAAGCGGCACTGGCGCAGCACATCAGTGAACAGGCACTGCCACAAGTGGCGCTGTTTGCTGAACAATTTTTCGGCATCATTTCCCTCGACGAGCTGACTCAACGTCGGTTGTCCGACCTCGCCGGCTGCACCCTTTCTGCATGGCGCCTGCTTGAGCGCTTCGATCACGCGCAACCGCAAGTGCGCGTCTACAACCCCGATTACGAACGCCACGGCTGGCAGTCGACCCACACCGCGGTCGAAGTGCTGCACCACGACCTGCCATTCCTCGTGGACTCGGTGCGTACCGAGCTGAACCGTCGCGGCTACAGCATCCACACCTTGCAAACCACTGTGCTGAGCGTGCGTCGCGGCAGCAAGGGCGAGTTGCTGGAAATCCTGCCCAAAGGCACCCAGGGCGAAGGCATCCTGCAAGAATCGCTGATGTACCTGGAAATCGACCGTTGCGCCAACGCGGCCGAACTGAATGTCCTGAGCAAGGAACTGGAACAGGTTCTCGGCGAAGTCCGCGTTGCGGTCGCCGATTTCGAGCCGATGAAAGCCAAGGTCCAGGAAATCCTCACGGGCCTGGACAACAGCCAGTTCAAGGTTGATCCAGAAGAAAAAGCCGAAATCAAAAGCTTCCTGGAATGGCTGGTGGGCAACCACTTCACCTTCCTGGGCTACGAAGAATTCGTGGTCAGCGACCAGGCCGACGGCGGCCACATCGAGTACGACGAGCAGTCCTTCCTCGGCCTGACCAAACTGCTGCGCACCGGCCTGACCTACGAAGACCTGCGCATCGAAGACTACGCCGTGAACTACCTGCGCGAACCGACCCTGTTGTCGTTCGCCAAGGCTGCGCACCCAAGCCGTGTGCACCGTCCGGCGTATCCGGACTATGTGTCGATCCGTGAAATCGACGCCGACGGCAAAGTCATCAAGGAATGCCGTTTCATGGGCCTGTACACCTCCTCGGTGTATGGCGAGAGCGTGCGGGTTATCCCGTACATCCGCCGCAAGGTCGAAGAAATCGAACGCCGTTCCGGCTTCCAGGCCAAGGCTCACCTGGGCAAGGAACTGGCGCAGGTGGTCGAAGTGCTGCCCCGCGACGATCTGTTCCAGACCCCGGTGGACGAGCTGTTCAGCACCGTGATGTCGATTGTGCAGATCCAGGAACGCAACAAGATCCGCGTGTTCCTGCGCAAAGACCCGTACGGCCGTTTCTGCTACTGCCTGGCCTACGTGCCGCGCGACATCTACTCCACCGAAGTGCGCCAGAAGATCCAGCAAGTGCTGATGGATCGCCTGAAAGCCTCGGACTGCGAGTTCTGGACCTTCTTCTCCGAGTCCGTACTGGCTCGCGTACAGCTGATTCTGCGGGTTGATCCGAAGAACCGTTTGGACATCGACCCGGTCCTGCTGGAAAAAGAAGTGGTCCAGGCCTGCCGCAGCTGGCAGGACGACTACGCCAGCCTCGTGGTGGAAAGCTTCGGCGAAGCCCACGGCACCAACGTGCTGGCTGACTTCCCGAAAGGCTTCCCGGCCGGTTACCGCGAGCGTTTCGCCGCGCATTCGGCCGTGGTCGACATGCAGCACCTGCTGAGCCTGACCGAAAAAAATCCGCTGGTGATGAGCTTCTATCAGCCGCTGGGCCAGGTGTCCGGTCAGCGCGAGCTGCATTGCAAGCTGTACCACGCCGATACGCCGCTGGCGCTGTCCGACGTGTTGCCGATCCTGGAAAACCTCGGCCTGCGCGTGTTGGGTGAGTTCCCGTATCGCCTGCGTCACAACAATGGCCGCGAGTTCTGGATTCACGATTTCGCGTTCACCGCTGCCGAAGGCCTGGAACTCGACATCCAGCAACTCAACGACACGCTGCAGGACGCCTTCGTCCACATCGTGCGTGGCGATGCCGAGAACGATGCGTTCAACCGCCTGGTGCTGACCGCCGGCCTGCCATGGCGCGACGTCGCGCTGCTGCGTGCCTATGCGCGTTACATGAAGCAGATTCGTCTGGGCTTCGACCTGGGCTACATCGCCAGCACCCTGAACAACCACACCGACATCGCTCGCGAGTTGACCCGGTTGTTCAAGACTCGTTTCTACCTGGCGCGCAAGCTGACCAGCGACGACCTGGAAGACAAGCAGCAACGTCTGGAACAAGCCATCGTCACCGCACTGGACGACGTCCAGGTGTTGAACGAAGACCGCATCCTGCGTCGCTACCTGGACCTGATCAAGGCCACGCTGCGCACCAACTTCTACCAGACTGATGCGCAGGGCCATAACAAGTCCTACTTCAGCTTCAAGTTCAACCCGCACCAGATTCCAGAGCTGCCGAAGCCAGTACCGAAGTTCGAAATCTTCGTCTACTCGCCGCGCGTCGAAGGCGTGCACCTGCGCTTCGGCAACGTCGCGCGTGGCGGTCTGCGCTGGTCCGACCGCGAAGAAGACTACCGCACCGAAGTGCTGGGCCTGGTAAAAGCCCAGCAAGTGAAGAACTCGGTCATCGTGCCGGTCGGCGCCAAGGGCGGTTTCCTGCCGCGTCGCCTGCCACTGGGCGGCGGTCGCGACGAAATCGCGGCCGAGGGCATCGCCTGCTACCGCATCTTCATCTCGGGCCTGTTGGACATCACCGACAACCTGAAGGACGGCGCGCTGGTTCCGCCGGCCAACGTCGTGCGTCATGACGACGATGACCCGTACCTCGTCGTTGCAGCGGACAAGGGCACTGCGACCTTCTCCGACATCGCTAACGGCATCGCCATCGACTACGGTTTCTGGCTGGGTGACGCGTTTGCTTCCGGTGGTTCTGCCGGTTACGACCACAAGAAAATGGGCATCACCGCCAAAGGCGCGTGGGTCGGCGTACAACGCCACTTCCGCGAGCGCGGCATCAATGTCCAGGAAGACAGCATCACCGTGGTCGGCGTCGGCGACATGGCCGGTGACGTGTTCGGTAACGGTTTGTTGATGTCCGACAAGCTGCAACTGGTCGCAGCCTTCAACCACCTGCACATCTTCATCGACCCTAATCCGCAACCGGCCAACAGCTTCGTCGAGCGTCAGCGCCTGTTCGATCTGCCGCGTTCGGCCTGGACCGATTACGACACCAGCATCATGTCCGAAGGCGGCGGGATCTTCTCCCGCAGCGCGAAAAGCATCGCGATTTCCCCGCAGATGAAAGAGCGCTTCGACATTCAGGCTGACAAGCTGACCCCGACCGAACTGCTGAACGCCTTGCTCAAGGCACCGGTAGACCTGTTGTGGAACGGCGGTATCGGTACTTACGTCAAGGCCAGCAGCGAAAGCCACGCCGATGTCGGCGACAAGGCCAACGATGCACTGCGCGTGAACGGCAACGAACTGCGCTGCAAAGTCGTGGGCGAGGGCGGTAACCTCGGCATGACCCAACTGGGTCGAGTCGAATTCGGCCTCAATGGCGGCGGTTCCAACACCGACTTCATCGACAATGCCGGTGGCGTGGATTGCTCCGACCACGAAGTCAACATCAAGATCCTGCTGAACGAAGTGGTTCAGGCCGGTGACATGACCGACAAGCAACGTAACCAGTTGCTGGCGAGCATGACCGACGAAGTCGGCAACCTGGTGCTGGGCAACAACTACAAGCAGACTCAGGCACTGTCCCTGGCGGCCCGCCGTGCCTACGTGCGGATTGCCGAATACAAGCGCCTGATGAACGATCTGGAAGGGCGCGGCAAGCTGGATCGCGCCATCGAGTTCCTGCCGTCGGAAGAGGCCATCAACGAGCGCCTCGCGGAAGGCCACGGCCTGACCCGTGCCGAGCTGTCGGTGCTGATCTCCTACAGCAAGATTGACCTCAAAGAAGCGCTGCTCAACTCGCAAGTGCCGGACGACGATTACCTGACCCGCGACATGGAAACCGCTTTCCCGCCAAGCCTGGTGAGCAAGTTCTCCGACGCCATGCGCCGTCACCGTCTGAAGCGCGAGATCGTCAGCACCCAGATCGCCAACGATCTGGTGAACCACATGGGCATCACCTTTGTTCAACGACTCAAAGAGTCGACCGGCATGAGCCCGGCGAACGTGGCCGGCGCTTATGTGATCGTGCGCGACATTTTCCATCTCCCGCACTGGTTCCGTCAGATTGAAGCCCTGGATTACCAGGTCTCCGCCGACGTGCAACTGGAGCTGATGGACGAGCTGATGCGCCTGGGCCGCCGCGCGACGCGCTGGTTCCTGCGTGCCCGCCGCAACGAGCAGAACGCTGCCCGTGACGTTGCGCACTTCGGTCCGCACCTGAAGGAGCTGGGTCTCAAGCTCGACGAACTGCTGAGTGGCGAGATCCACGAAAACTGGCAGTCGCGCTATGAGGCGTACGTTGAAGCCGGTGTGCCGGAGTTGCTCGCGCGCATGGTGGCTGGCACTTCGCACCTGTACACCTTGCTGCCGATCATCGAAGCGGCCGACGTGACCGGCCAGAACGCAGCAGACGTCGCGAAGGCTTACTTCGCCGTCGGCAGCGCCCTGGACATCACCTGGTACCTGCAACAGATCAGCGCACTGCCGGTTGAAAACAACTGGCAAGCCCTGGCCCGTGAAGCGTTCCGCGATGATGTGGACTGGCAGCAACGTGCGATCACCATCTCCGTCCTGCAACAGGGCGACGGCACCCAGGACGTGGAAACACGCCTGGCGCTGTGGATGGAAGAGCACGAAGGCATGATCGGACGCTGGCGCGCGATGCTGGTGGAAATCCGTGCCGCCAGCGGCACCGACTACGCCATGTACGCAGTGGCCAACCGTGAGTTGCTGGACCTGGCGTTGAGCGGTCAGGCGGTCGTGCCTGTCGCTGCTGCTGCCCTGGAGCTGGAACCGGCGGCCTGA
- a CDS encoding ATPase, giving the protein MKLTLIGTLTIAALLTGCSVPTAPKAVSSLDTLLNAPVGRSSATRVANGGNVSLGIVYSPSTQANRDYLRHYQANAGTGFGQSLLVQPIHDAYVATSNPDFAVDGVKASLQRQFGSVTVYPDMQSLRAARPDVVAIVDTHSQLMTSRSSDIKADVTADFYDAKFNYIGTAQGHDAKSLSPVWADFKRSEEIVADINQQQDVQVRALQKFDQSLSNLLTRPTSNVSMVDNQTGQKLY; this is encoded by the coding sequence ATGAAACTTACACTTATCGGCACATTGACTATCGCCGCACTACTAACCGGCTGCTCGGTGCCCACCGCGCCCAAAGCCGTTTCATCGCTGGACACTTTATTGAACGCCCCGGTCGGCCGATCCAGCGCCACCCGTGTGGCCAATGGCGGCAATGTGTCTTTGGGCATCGTCTACAGCCCAAGCACCCAGGCCAACCGCGATTATTTGCGTCACTATCAGGCCAACGCCGGCACCGGTTTCGGCCAGAGCTTGCTGGTGCAACCGATCCACGATGCCTACGTAGCCACGTCCAACCCGGACTTTGCCGTGGATGGGGTCAAGGCGTCGTTGCAGCGCCAGTTCGGCTCGGTGACGGTCTATCCGGACATGCAAAGCCTGCGCGCCGCCAGACCGGATGTGGTGGCCATCGTCGACACCCACAGCCAACTGATGACTTCACGCAGTTCGGATATCAAGGCTGACGTCACTGCCGATTTTTATGATGCGAAGTTCAATTACATCGGCACTGCGCAGGGGCATGACGCCAAGTCATTGAGTCCGGTCTGGGCGGACTTTAAACGCAGCGAAGAGATCGTCGCGGATATTAACCAGCAACAGGATGTGCAAGTTCGGGCGCTGCAGAAGTTTGACCAGTCGCTCAGTAATTTATTGACCAGACCGACAAGTAATGTATCGATGGTTGATAATCAAACAGGTCAGAAGTTGTATTGA
- a CDS encoding cupin domain-containing protein has protein sequence MKALHVLAALALTVSATAFAHDPSEKVTVLQDELLQNVPGKKAMMIEVDYKPGQSSIAHKHEGTAMAYVLQGQVISQVKGQKAITYKTGQFWYEPAGSEHLVSKNASATKPAKLLVFMVLSPDEKVLIPLEN, from the coding sequence ATGAAAGCTCTGCATGTACTGGCCGCCCTGGCCCTGACCGTTTCGGCCACGGCCTTCGCCCACGACCCTTCGGAAAAGGTCACGGTGCTGCAGGATGAACTGCTGCAAAACGTGCCCGGCAAAAAAGCCATGATGATCGAGGTCGACTACAAACCCGGACAATCGTCCATCGCCCATAAACATGAAGGCACGGCCATGGCGTACGTGCTGCAAGGCCAGGTCATCTCTCAGGTCAAGGGCCAGAAAGCGATCACCTACAAGACCGGCCAGTTCTGGTATGAGCCGGCCGGCTCCGAACATCTGGTCTCGAAAAACGCCAGTGCCACCAAACCGGCCAAGCTGCTGGTGTTCATGGTGTTGTCGCCGGACGAGAAAGTGTTGATCCCCCTGGAAAACTGA
- a CDS encoding antibiotic biosynthesis monooxygenase family protein, which translates to MSNEVINTVQVQAAAGRSEELGKQLQKIVDTLRELPGCDSYMVDRCPEDDNRWTVSARWQSEAAMQSHFNCPEVQGFIGLIDSRLANAVDFNSFPIV; encoded by the coding sequence ATGTCCAACGAAGTGATCAATACCGTACAGGTGCAGGCGGCTGCGGGCCGCTCGGAAGAACTGGGCAAGCAACTGCAAAAGATTGTCGACACCCTGCGCGAACTTCCAGGTTGCGATTCCTATATGGTCGACCGCTGCCCCGAGGACGACAACCGCTGGACCGTCAGCGCCCGCTGGCAATCGGAAGCGGCCATGCAATCGCATTTCAACTGCCCCGAAGTGCAAGGCTTTATCGGCTTGATTGATAGCCGATTGGCGAATGCCGTGGATTTCAATAGTTTTCCTATCGTCTAA
- the pdxR gene encoding MocR-like pyridoxine biosynthesis transcription factor PdxR, which yields MELHVVINGRKDLAGQLYQQLRSAIETGRLAAGTQLPPSRLLAEQLGISRKTISDTYSQLTYENFLTGVTGKGTYVNARPAKIQRKQSHSELASSEVIEAWRNLPVFLRHPTLEGSLRYDFIGGATSKGQFPQDDWRRCTSHALRQMAGSKGFYSLPEGLPALRNAIARHIAFSRGVNCQDEDVVVCNGAQQALDLIGRVLIRPGSLVAMEDPGYPPARLLFGSHGATVVGVPVDAEGIQVELIPDGTRLIYVTPSHQFPLGMPMSQARREALLARAHELGAIIIEDDYDSEFRYEGRPTDSLQSMDERGIVAYVGTFSKTLLPELRLGYTILPPAILEAVIRAKQLTDLHTSTLPQWALAKFIAEGCLLKHIRRCHTIYAGRRERILARMAGDLSPWFEAVPTVAGFHMAVLCKVPIDLALIIELARKVEIGLYSIEGFFYQRAPRAGLLMGFGAIETLDIDTALDRLRDILQQVA from the coding sequence ATGGAACTTCACGTTGTCATCAACGGCCGCAAGGACCTGGCAGGCCAGTTGTACCAACAACTGCGCAGCGCCATCGAAACCGGGCGCCTGGCCGCCGGCACACAGCTGCCGCCCAGTCGCTTGCTGGCCGAACAGCTGGGGATTTCGCGCAAGACCATTTCCGACACTTACTCGCAACTGACCTATGAAAACTTCCTCACCGGCGTGACCGGCAAAGGCACCTACGTCAACGCGCGGCCGGCGAAAATCCAGCGCAAGCAAAGCCACTCGGAGCTGGCCAGCAGCGAGGTCATCGAGGCCTGGCGCAACTTGCCGGTGTTCCTGCGCCACCCGACCCTGGAAGGTTCGCTGCGCTACGACTTTATCGGCGGCGCCACCAGCAAGGGCCAGTTTCCCCAGGACGACTGGCGACGCTGCACCTCCCACGCGTTGCGGCAGATGGCCGGATCGAAAGGCTTTTACAGCCTGCCCGAAGGTCTGCCGGCGCTGCGTAACGCGATTGCCCGGCACATCGCGTTTTCCCGCGGGGTCAATTGCCAGGACGAAGACGTGGTGGTGTGCAACGGCGCCCAACAAGCCCTGGACCTGATTGGCCGGGTGCTGATCCGGCCCGGCAGCCTGGTGGCGATGGAAGACCCGGGCTATCCGCCTGCGCGGTTGTTGTTCGGCAGTCACGGCGCCACGGTGGTCGGGGTGCCGGTGGATGCTGAAGGCATTCAAGTGGAGCTGATCCCGGATGGCACACGGCTGATCTACGTGACGCCGTCGCACCAGTTCCCGCTCGGTATGCCCATGAGCCAGGCACGGCGTGAAGCCTTGCTGGCAAGGGCCCACGAACTGGGTGCGATCATTATCGAGGACGATTACGACAGCGAATTCCGCTACGAAGGCCGGCCCACCGATTCGCTGCAAAGCATGGACGAGCGCGGCATCGTCGCCTATGTCGGCACCTTCTCCAAAACCCTGCTGCCGGAGTTGCGACTGGGCTACACGATCCTGCCGCCAGCGATCCTCGAAGCGGTGATCCGCGCCAAGCAACTGACCGACCTGCACACCTCGACCCTGCCGCAATGGGCGCTGGCCAAGTTCATCGCCGAGGGCTGCCTGCTCAAGCACATCCGCCGTTGCCACACCATTTACGCCGGGCGCCGCGAGCGGATCCTGGCGCGCATGGCGGGCGATCTTTCGCCGTGGTTCGAGGCCGTGCCGACCGTCGCCGGGTTCCACATGGCGGTGCTGTGCAAGGTGCCGATTGACCTGGCGCTGATCATCGAGTTGGCCCGCAAGGTCGAAATCGGTCTCTATTCCATCGAAGGTTTTTTCTATCAGCGAGCACCGCGCGCCGGGCTACTCATGGGGTTTGGCGCCATCGAAACCCTGGACATCGACACCGCGCTGGACCGTCTGCGGGACATTTTGCAGCAGGTGGCCTGA
- a CDS encoding carboxymuconolactone decarboxylase family protein, whose translation MNPRLDYYSASPKAMKAMIAMEALTGNLSIEPTLLHLIKIRASQLNGCAFCTDMHSVDARRLGETDRRLYSIVVWRDSNFFNLRERAAFAWTEAVTLLAESHVPDDVYALAREQFSEGELVDLTLAVTTINSWNRLAVSFRQTPSD comes from the coding sequence ATGAATCCCCGCCTGGACTACTACAGCGCGTCGCCCAAAGCGATGAAAGCGATGATTGCCATGGAGGCGCTGACCGGCAACCTGAGCATCGAGCCGACCTTGCTGCACCTGATCAAAATCCGCGCCTCGCAACTCAATGGCTGCGCGTTCTGCACCGACATGCACTCGGTGGACGCCCGGCGTTTGGGTGAGACGGATCGACGCCTGTATTCAATCGTGGTCTGGCGCGACAGCAACTTCTTCAACCTTCGGGAGCGCGCGGCTTTCGCCTGGACGGAAGCGGTGACGCTGCTCGCTGAAAGTCACGTGCCGGACGATGTCTATGCGTTGGCGCGAGAGCAGTTCAGTGAAGGTGAACTGGTGGATTTGACCCTCGCCGTGACCACGATCAATAGCTGGAATCGGCTGGCAGTGAGTTTCCGCCAGACCCCCAGCGACTGA
- a CDS encoding YbjN domain-containing protein yields the protein MTQLISLVSPQSLTDVLQAAGYRVNQTEQNGIVQLLSASQGIGYAVRFGNPATEQGSYVDFTFSCALRVQGELPAGLAELWNASRRFARLSVQGEFLVMEMDVVVTAGVSADHLKGNLELWDRLLQEFIVYLREYSQNAANLQAQAQTAEAVADEVPAL from the coding sequence ATGACGCAATTGATTAGCCTCGTATCGCCGCAATCCCTGACAGACGTGCTGCAAGCCGCCGGTTACCGGGTCAACCAGACCGAACAGAACGGCATCGTGCAACTGCTCAGTGCCAGCCAGGGCATCGGCTACGCCGTGCGCTTCGGCAACCCGGCGACGGAGCAGGGCAGCTACGTGGACTTCACTTTCAGTTGCGCCTTGCGCGTGCAGGGCGAGTTGCCAGCCGGCCTCGCGGAACTGTGGAACGCCTCGCGCCGCTTTGCCCGGTTGTCGGTGCAGGGCGAGTTCCTGGTGATGGAAATGGACGTGGTGGTGACCGCCGGTGTCAGCGCCGATCACCTCAAGGGCAACCTCGAATTGTGGGATCGCCTGCTTCAGGAATTCATCGTTTACCTGCGTGAATACAGCCAGAACGCCGCGAACCTGCAAGCCCAGGCGCAAACCGCCGAGGCGGTGGCGGACGAGGTGCCGGCGCTGTAG